The following coding sequences are from one Miscanthus floridulus cultivar M001 unplaced genomic scaffold, ASM1932011v1 fs_780_1_2, whole genome shotgun sequence window:
- the LOC136533068 gene encoding zinc finger protein ZAT12-like, protein MKRLTFGQQEPEQPGVISVAEGVMLLLARSGGGEPSASPRVFECKTCSRRFPSFQALGGHRASHKRPRAAEPAKARAHGCAVCGVEFALGQALGGHMRRHRAVTDGEESGGAASAHGLDLDDAEAKPEEARGLLGLDLNIAP, encoded by the coding sequence ATGAAGAGGCTCACGTTCGGACAGCAGGAGCCGGAGCAGCCGGGCGTCATCAGCGTGGCCGAGGGGGTCATGTTGCTGCTCgcgcgcagcggcggcggcgagccgtCGGCGTCGCCGCGCGTGTTCGAGTGCAAGACGTGCAGCCGCCGGTTCCCGTCGTTCCAGGCGCTGGGCGGGCACCGCGCGAGCCACAAGCGCCCGCGGGCGGCCGAGCCGGCCAAGGCCCGCGCGCACGGCTGCGCGGTGTGCGGCGTCGAGTTTGCGCTCGGGCAGGCGCTTGGAGGCCACATGAGGCGCCACCGCGCCGTGACCGACGGCGAGGAGAGCGGCGGCGCCGCTAGCGCCCACGGGCTGGACCTGGACGACGCCGAGGCGAAGCCGGAGGAAGCGAGAGGTCTGCTGGGCTTGGACCTCAACATTGCCCCATGA